One window from the genome of Planctomycetota bacterium encodes:
- the ric gene encoding iron-sulfur cluster repair di-iron protein → MTPITEDTPVRDIVVQYPQTRRVLERCGVDYCCGGAQPLRAAAAEAGLAPSELLGQLRQALAEPPPDAAAARDWAAAPLVELLGHIETRHHAFMKQQLPRLGALLAKVLQAHGPRHGRMLAELQEVFHALRDEIELHLMKEEQVLFPYLRRLEAHAAGRGPRPALPCASVEGPIQQMQAEHDNAGAALARMRALTGGYAPPADACPTFRALYEGLAALEADLHEHIHLENNIVFPRALALEPEPAALP, encoded by the coding sequence ATGACGCCCATCACTGAGGACACCCCGGTGCGCGACATCGTCGTGCAGTACCCCCAGACGCGCCGCGTGCTGGAGCGCTGCGGCGTGGATTACTGCTGCGGCGGCGCCCAACCGCTGCGGGCCGCCGCGGCCGAAGCCGGCCTGGCGCCCAGCGAACTGCTCGGCCAGCTCCGACAGGCCCTGGCCGAACCCCCGCCCGACGCGGCCGCCGCGCGCGACTGGGCCGCGGCCCCCCTCGTCGAGCTGCTGGGCCACATCGAGACACGCCACCACGCCTTCATGAAGCAGCAACTCCCGCGCCTCGGCGCCCTGCTCGCCAAGGTGCTCCAGGCCCACGGCCCGCGCCACGGCCGCATGCTGGCCGAGCTTCAAGAGGTGTTCCACGCGCTCCGCGACGAGATCGAACTGCACCTGATGAAGGAAGAACAAGTCCTCTTCCCGTACCTGCGCCGCCTGGAGGCCCACGCCGCGGGCCGCGGCCCACGGCCCGCCCTGCCCTGCGCCAGCGTGGAAGGCCCAATCCAGCAGATGCAGGCCGAACACGACAACGCCGGCGCGGCGCTGGCCCGGATGCGCGCGCTCACCGGGGGCTACGCGCCGCCGGCCGACGCCTGCCCCACCTTCCGCGCCCTCTACGAGGGCCTGGCCGCTCTGGAGGCCGACCTCCACGAGCACATCCATCTGGAAAACAACATCGTCTTCCCCCGG
- a CDS encoding hemerythrin domain-containing protein, with translation MSKIVCPGQDTRFWDKGDIFDVECAHCGYAIEFFRDDGSRRCPQCGRRVANPRLSLGCAQWCEQAEKCLGFDPKKVKLVEYAEESLADQLIEAVKAEFGADQKRITHALAVLENAQELLRHEAANPRIVVAAALLHDIGIQEAERKHGSAAPPFQELEGPPIARRILEGLDFAEADIQHIARIVGSHHSGRDLDTPEFRIVWDADWLVNLPEHCATMDAQCLREFIQNTLRTATGKALAIERLLGSAQDPARLTLTELADLIEREHHGFLREWLPRLDRLLAEAPPGPGGDTSDAAEPLRLKLESLRSVLEQHLRTEEQRVFPRLRALEARGPHDAPPADQGAASLLIEHLEFEHGIALAMLAEIEARLPQAPAPAADALRALAANLREHVRLENDFLFPRAKKLDQPTGPTETRRVAHDAHH, from the coding sequence ATGAGCAAGATCGTATGTCCTGGCCAGGATACACGCTTCTGGGATAAGGGGGACATCTTCGACGTCGAGTGCGCCCACTGCGGCTACGCCATCGAGTTCTTCCGCGATGACGGCAGCCGCCGCTGCCCCCAGTGCGGCCGCCGCGTGGCCAACCCGCGCCTGAGCCTCGGCTGCGCCCAGTGGTGCGAGCAGGCCGAGAAATGCCTCGGCTTCGACCCCAAGAAGGTCAAGCTGGTCGAATACGCCGAGGAATCGCTCGCCGACCAGCTCATCGAGGCCGTGAAGGCCGAGTTCGGCGCCGACCAGAAGCGCATCACCCACGCCCTGGCCGTCCTCGAGAACGCCCAGGAACTGCTCCGCCACGAGGCGGCCAACCCCCGCATCGTCGTCGCCGCGGCCCTGCTCCACGACATCGGCATCCAAGAGGCCGAACGCAAACACGGCTCGGCCGCGCCCCCGTTCCAGGAACTCGAGGGGCCGCCCATCGCCCGCCGCATCCTCGAGGGACTCGACTTCGCGGAAGCCGACATCCAGCACATCGCCCGCATCGTCGGCAGCCACCACAGCGGCCGCGACCTCGACACCCCCGAGTTCCGCATCGTGTGGGACGCCGACTGGCTGGTGAACCTGCCCGAGCACTGCGCGACGATGGACGCCCAATGCCTGCGGGAGTTCATCCAGAACACGCTCCGCACCGCCACGGGCAAGGCCCTGGCCATCGAACGATTGCTCGGCTCGGCGCAGGACCCGGCCAGGCTCACCCTCACGGAACTGGCCGACCTCATCGAGCGCGAGCACCACGGCTTCCTGCGCGAGTGGCTGCCGCGTCTCGACCGCCTTCTCGCCGAAGCCCCGCCAGGGCCCGGCGGCGACACGAGCGACGCCGCAGAGCCGCTCCGCCTCAAGCTCGAATCGCTCCGCAGCGTGCTCGAGCAGCACCTGCGCACCGAGGAGCAGAGAGTCTTCCCCCGCCTCCGCGCCCTCGAGGCCCGGGGGCCGCACGACGCGCCCCCGGCCGACCAGGGCGCGGCCAGCCTCCTCATCGAGCACCTGGAGTTCGAGCACGGCATCGCTCTCGCCATGCTCGCCGAGATCGAGGCGCGGCTCCCCCAGGCGCCCGCGCCGGCCGCCGACGCCCTGCGCGCCCTGGCCGCCAACCTGCGCGAACACGTGCGCCTCGAAAACGACTTCCTCTTCCCACGGGCCAAGAAGCTGGACCAGCCGACCGGCCCGACCGAGACCAGGAGGGTTGCCCATGACGCCCATCACTGA